In Helianthus annuus cultivar XRQ/B chromosome 3, HanXRQr2.0-SUNRISE, whole genome shotgun sequence, a single window of DNA contains:
- the LOC110931939 gene encoding uncharacterized protein LOC110931939 yields MESTIIPQPQSSLGFFGIIRESFKTTSRNGKILVTILLFVFLSFSQLDFAQEYILAPVINDVVLQLAKHPNMVHDLTNRFDQTTYVGAFNDLREILLVKLLSMAVSSLIMLFFLIATVSSSSEAYTAKVLGPKDIFLKIKKSWKKPIVTSFYMILLTLGIALFYTLSIGITSILVVNSWAVWFIGAITLSIPACYFYVATLWLVSLIVSVLEDGSNGLEAIGRASELMKGKRLQASLMMVLFAIAYGLIVMMANFLTISNRSMTAELAITIPFRNGFYSLLKLFMFVVYTVSYHEWKTSHEEKEGKGFYLPVATGDV; encoded by the coding sequence ATGGAGAGCACAATCATCCCACAGCCCCAGTCTTCTTTAGGGTTCTTTGGAATAATCAGGGAGTCTTTCAAGACCACAAGCCGAAATGGGAAGATTCTTGTTACAATCCTGCTCTTTGTGTTTCTTTCATTCTCCCAGTTAGATTTTGCTCAGGAGTATATACTTGCACCTGTTATTAATGATGTTGTGTTGCAGTTAGCGAAACACCCGAACATGGTTCATGATCTCACTAATAGATTCGATCAAACTACTTATGTTGGTGCATTCAACGACCTTCGTGAGATTCTCCTTGTCAAACTCTTGAGCATGGCTGTCTCTTCACTTATCATGCTGTTTTTCTTGATTGCCACCGTTTCTTCTTCATCTGAAGCTTACACTGCCAAAGTATTAGGCCCAAAAGACATTTTCttgaaaattaaaaagagttGGAAAAAACCAATAGTAACTAGCTTTTACATGATTTTGCTCACTTTGGGCATTGCCTTGTTTTACACACTTTCAATTGGTATAACCTCCATTTTGGTCGTTAATTCATGGGCAGTTTGGTTCATAGGGGCTATCACTCTTTCAATCCCAGCTTGCTACTTTTACGTCGCGACCCTTTGGTTGGTAAGTTTGATTGTTTCAGTTTTGGAAGATGGTTCTAATGGTCTTGAAGCAATTGGGAGGGCTTCAGAGCTAATGAAAGGCAAAAGGCTACAAGCATCATTGATGATGGTTCTTTTTGCTATTGCCTATGGTCTTATTGTTATGATGGCTAATTTCCTTACAATCTCTAATCGGAGCATGACCGCAGAGCTGGCTATAACTATTCCTTTCAGAAACGGATTCTATTCCTTGTTAAAACTCTTTATGTTTGTGGTGTATACCGTTTCCTATCATGAATGGAAAACAAGCCATGAGGAGAAGGAAGGGAAAGGATTTTACCTTCCGGTTGCTACTGGTGATGTTTAG